One segment of Romeriopsis navalis LEGE 11480 DNA contains the following:
- a CDS encoding RNA recognition motif domain-containing protein — protein MSIYVGNLSYDVTEADMNATFAEYGTVKRVQLPTDRETGRMRGFGFVEMSTDAEETAAIEALDGAEWMGRDLKVNKARPREDRGGGGGGGRRGGY, from the coding sequence ATGTCAATCTATGTAGGTAATTTGTCTTATGACGTTACCGAGGCCGATATGAATGCGACATTCGCAGAATACGGCACGGTGAAGCGCGTACAGCTTCCCACCGATCGTGAAACCGGCCGAATGCGCGGTTTTGGTTTCGTCGAAATGAGCACAGATGCTGAAGAAACCGCTGCCATTGAAGCACTTGACGGTGCTGAATGGATGGGGCGCGATCTGAAAGTAAATAAAGCGCGACCACGTGAAGATCGTGGCGGCGGTGGCGGCGGTGGCCGTCGTGGTGGTTACTAA